One Panicum virgatum strain AP13 chromosome 9K, P.virgatum_v5, whole genome shotgun sequence genomic region harbors:
- the LOC120650714 gene encoding pre-mRNA-processing protein 40C isoform X3, with protein MLMLDCLLGTNHVGQASRFVSPGSLQPPAPGQLTRPGTTLQGAMAPNPPGSIQLPFSVPRPSNIPFGASAQQGNLDTNTSKSDAPSAPMVSPHTMQLPTGLSSNSPSTITSASGSSSIPIQMPSLSLPPRPEVFGSGRLSVPGQPSPIFSNPTSLPGRPIVPSAASLPQTTPSSIANPGVIPQNSQPPFYPSYPGHGVVPPQPLWGHPHPPQPTGAQQPPFQSYPGPVGSLGKPMVGASAATKAFANPQPSSVLTGGDRKEQASTNPGSEQPTLASSEPGSTGHGGQVNEQLEDKRNTGVQDSDAWSAHKTETGVVYYYNALTGESTYQRPPGYKGEPENVATQPVPVSWDKLAGTDWSIVSTSDGKKYYYDNKQKVSSWQLPPEVAELLKNAESGPTLLQDAATIDNKGVINIDASTPAIQTGGRDSLPLRQTVAPASPSALDLIKKKLQDAGASSVPSPLATSSSAASELNGSKPADAALKGQQVSNNGEKSKDNNGDTNMSDSSSDSDDEEHGPSKEDCIRQFKEMLKERGVAPFSKWEKELPKIVFDPRFKAIPSHSTRRAIFDHYVRTRAEEERKEKRAAQKAAVEAYKELLEEASEDINEKTAYQDFKRKWGADSRFEALDRKEREALFNEKVKAIQEKVQSMRKAVIADFKSMLRESKDITSASRWTKVKENFRSDPRYKATKHDERETIFNEYIAELKSAEQEAEQAAKAKVDEHAKLKERERETRKRKEREEQEMERVKMKIRRKEAVSSYQALLVEMIKDPKVSWTESKPKLEKDPQGRALNPDLGQGDAEKLFRDHVKDLYERCVRDFRALLSEVITPEVAARTTDEGKTAINSWSEAKCLLRSDPRYNKLASKDRESIWRRYADDLTRKLKQSDTKEKDKSDTDGKPRRSSDTKEKSDTDGKQRRPSDPPRRR; from the exons ATGCTAATGCTAGATTGCCTACTG GGAACAAACCATGTTGGTCAAGCTTCTAGATTTGTTTCACCGGGTTCCTTGCAGCCTCCTGCTCCTGGGCAATTAACTCGCCCAGGTACAACTTTGCAAGGAGCTATGGCACCTAATCCTCCTGGATCTATTCAGTTGCCATTTTCAGTGCCAAGGCCATCCAATATTCCTTTTGGTGCTAGCGCACAACAG GGCAACTTGGACACTAATACCTCGAAATCAGATGCCCCAAGTGCGCCAATGGTTAGCCCCCATACCATGCAGTTGCCTACTGGCCTGTCATCAAATTCCCCCTCAACAATTACAAGTGCTTCTGGAAGTTCTTCAATCCCTATTCAGATGCCATCACTGTCATTGCCACCTCGCCCTGAGGTATTTGGAAGTGGTAGACTATCTGTACCTGGACAACCTTCTCCAATCTTCTCAAATCCAACAAGCCTCCCTGGGAGGCCTATTGttccatctgcagcttctttgCCCCAAACAACACCATCATCAATTGCAAACCCAGGTGTTATTCCACAGAATTCTCAACCACCATTTTACCCATCCTATCCAGGACATGGTGTTGTCCCACCTCAACCTTTATGGGGGCACCCCCATCCTCCACAACCTACTGGGGCCCAGCAGCCTCCCTTCCAGTCCTATCCTGGTCCTGTAGGGTCTCTTGGCAAGCCAATGGTTGGGGCTTCTGCTGCAACTAAGGCCTTTGCCAATCCCCAACCATCTAGTGTCTTAACTGGCGGGGATCGAAAAGAACAGGCATCAACAAATCCAGGATCTGAACAGCCCACTCTGGCTTCATCCGAGCCAGGTTCTACAG GACATGGAGGTCAAGTCAATGAGCAGCTGGAGGACAAAAGAAACACAGGAGTTCAGGATTCGGATGCATGGTCTGCTCACAAAACTGAAACTGGTGTTGTATACTATTACAATGCCTTGACTGGAGAATCAACTTATCAGAGACCGCCTGGTTATAAGGGGGAG CCTGAGAATGTTGCAACACAACCAGTTCCAGTTTCTTG GGACAAATTGGCTGGTACTGACTGGAGCATAGTATCAACAAGCGATGGAAAGAAATATTATTATGATAACAAGCAAAAG GTTAGCAGCTGGCAACTTCCGCCAGAGGTGGCTGAGCTCCTCAAGAATGCGGAATCTGGTCCAACTTTGCTGCAGGATGCTGCTACTATAGATAATAAGGGAGTAATAAACATTGATGCAAGTACTCCTGCCATACAGACAGGTGGCCGTGATTCGTTGCCACTTCGGCAAACAGTTGCCCCTGCATCGCCATCTGCATTGGATTTAATAAAGAAGAAATTGCAGGATGCTGGTGCTTCCAGTGTGCCTTCACCTCTTGCTACGTCTTCATCTGCTGCTTCTGAACTGAATGGATCCAAACCAGCTGATGCTGCACTTAAGGGGCAGCAAGTGTCGAATAATGGTGAGAAATCAAAAGATAACAATGGAGATACGAATATGTCTGATTCCTCTTCAGATTCAGATGATGAGGAACACGGCCCAAGTAAAGAGGACTGCATTCGTCAGTTTAAG GAGATGCTAAAGGAACGAGGAGTTGCACCATTTTCGAAGTGGGAGAAGGAACTTCCAAAAATAGTTTTTGATCCGCGCTTTAAG gCTATTCCTAGTCACTCGACAAGGCGGGCTATATTTGACCACTATGTTCGCACACGTGCTGAAGAGGAGCGAAAGGAGAAAAGAGCTGCCCAGAAGGCTGCAGTAGAGGCGTATAAAGAATTACTGGAAGAAGCATCCGAG GACATCAACGAGAAAACAGCCTATCAGgatttcaaaagaaaatgggGTGCTGATTCTCGGTTTGAAGCCTTGGACCGAAAGGAAAGGGAAGCTCTTTTTAATGAGAA GGTGAAGGCTATTCAAGAAAAAGTCCAATCAATGCGCAAAGCTGTCATTGCTGACTTCAAATCAATGCTTCGAGAAAGTAAAGATATAACTTCAGCTAGCCGATGGACAAAA GTGAAAGAAAATTTCCGGAGTGATCCAAGGTACAAAGCCACGAAGCATGACGAGAGGGAAACTATATTTAATGAATATATAGCAGAACTAAAATCTGCTGAACAGGAAGCAGAACAAGCTGCCAAGGCCAAAGTGGATGAACAC GCCAAGTTAAAGGAGAGGGAACGCGAAACACGCAAAAGGAAAGAAAGGGAGGAACAGGAAATGGAGAGAGTAAAAATGAAGATCCGAAGAAAAGAGGCTGTGTCATCATACCAAGCTTTGCTTGTTGAAATGATTAAGGATCCCAAG GTATCATGGACAGAATCCAAACCGAAGCTTGAAAAGGATCCACAAGGTCGAGCTCTAAATCCTGACTTAGGCCAAGGCGATGCAGAAAAGTTATTTCGTGACCATGTCAAGGACCTATATGAG CGGTGTGTACGTGATTTCCGGGCACTTCTATCTGAGGTTATCACTCCAGAAGTAGCAGCACGGACAACAGACGAGGGGAAGACTGCAATCAACTCTTGGAGTGAAGCAAAATGTCTTCTAAGATCTGATCCAAGGTACAACAAACTGGCGAGTAAAGACAGAGAGTCTATTTGGCGGCGCTATGCTGATGACTTGACGAGGAAACTCAAACAATCTGACACGAAGGAGAAGGATAAATCGGATACAGATGGGAAGCCACGAAGGTCATCTGACACGAAGGAGAAATCAGATACAGATGGGAAGCAACGTAGGCCCTCTGATCCACCTAGGCGCAGGTAG